The following proteins come from a genomic window of Tepidiforma thermophila:
- a CDS encoding globin-coupled sensor protein — protein sequence MSDRLTQRLHIDRADQALRLRWVGISDRDAALVRRAAALLRPQAEEIVRRFYDHAAAFPEWQRKVQEAGSTRARLEAAQLDYLLRLLDARFDEEYFEHRLRVGAAHARLQIEPRWNVGNYGIYGQLLFPLLAKKLKGQDLADTIAALMKVFVLDASLAVETFISEGVLEKLVDIHDTLGQPLQNLGQNIAQVDVAAREIAGAVSEVARGAATQTSTMSALNAEIDALGEASEGVARAAAGQAAALDEAVRATDTVQQALERARAAAASATERGEASLAEAREGTAAVQQTVEAMAAIRDTVRQTAAEIEDLGRQGSQIGAIVQVIDDIAAQTNLLALNAAIEAARAGEQGRGFAVVAENVRSLAERTAVATKEIAALIGAVQGGTQRAVRAMETSMANVDEGAARAERAGAALERIVQGATVVNDEIRRISEAARSVDESVAMVVDILERVAGLARESAARAAEMTAAADRVRHAVADASAVAQQSAAASQQVSASVEEIAAQVSEIARETQALAGSTAELASFILRFGTLAHNSRGETFTLRQPAAA from the coding sequence ATGTCCGACCGCCTCACCCAACGCCTCCACATCGACCGCGCCGACCAGGCCCTCCGCCTCCGCTGGGTCGGCATCTCCGACCGCGACGCCGCGCTCGTCCGCCGCGCCGCCGCCCTCCTCCGCCCCCAGGCCGAGGAGATCGTCCGCCGCTTCTACGACCACGCCGCGGCCTTCCCCGAATGGCAGCGCAAGGTCCAGGAGGCCGGCTCCACCCGCGCCCGCCTCGAAGCAGCCCAGCTGGACTACCTCCTCCGCCTCCTCGACGCCCGCTTCGATGAGGAGTACTTCGAACACCGCCTCCGCGTCGGCGCCGCCCACGCCCGCCTCCAGATCGAGCCCCGCTGGAACGTCGGCAACTACGGCATCTACGGCCAGCTCCTGTTCCCGCTGCTGGCGAAGAAGCTCAAGGGCCAGGATCTCGCCGACACCATCGCCGCATTGATGAAGGTTTTCGTCCTCGACGCTTCGCTCGCCGTCGAAACCTTCATCAGCGAGGGTGTCCTCGAGAAGCTCGTCGATATCCACGATACCCTCGGCCAGCCCCTCCAGAACCTCGGCCAGAACATCGCCCAGGTCGATGTCGCCGCCCGCGAAATCGCCGGCGCCGTCTCCGAAGTCGCCCGCGGCGCCGCCACGCAAACCTCCACGATGTCCGCCCTCAACGCCGAAATCGATGCCCTCGGCGAGGCCAGCGAGGGGGTCGCCCGCGCCGCCGCCGGCCAGGCAGCTGCCCTCGACGAAGCCGTCCGCGCCACCGATACCGTCCAGCAGGCGCTCGAACGCGCCCGCGCTGCGGCTGCCTCCGCTACCGAGCGGGGTGAAGCCTCCCTCGCCGAAGCCCGCGAAGGCACCGCGGCCGTCCAGCAGACGGTCGAGGCCATGGCCGCCATCCGCGACACCGTTCGCCAGACGGCTGCCGAAATCGAAGACCTCGGCCGGCAGGGCTCGCAAATCGGCGCCATCGTCCAGGTTATCGACGACATCGCCGCGCAGACCAATCTGCTCGCCCTGAACGCCGCCATCGAAGCCGCCCGCGCGGGCGAACAGGGCCGCGGCTTCGCCGTCGTCGCCGAGAACGTCCGCTCCCTCGCCGAGCGCACCGCCGTCGCCACCAAGGAGATCGCCGCCCTCATCGGCGCCGTCCAGGGCGGCACCCAGCGCGCCGTTCGCGCCATGGAGACCTCGATGGCCAACGTCGACGAAGGCGCGGCCCGCGCCGAGCGCGCCGGCGCCGCCCTCGAGCGCATCGTACAGGGCGCTACGGTCGTCAATGACGAAATCCGCCGCATCTCCGAAGCCGCCCGCTCCGTCGATGAGAGCGTGGCCATGGTCGTCGATATCCTCGAGCGCGTCGCTGGCCTCGCCCGTGAGTCGGCCGCCCGCGCCGCCGAGATGACGGCCGCCGCCGATCGGGTCCGCCACGCCGTCGCCGATGCCTCCGCTGTCGCCCAGCAGTCTGCCGCCGCCAGCCAGCAGGTTTCGGCCAGCGTCGAAGAGATCGCCGCCCAGGTCTCCGAAATCGCCCGCGAAACCCAGGCGCTCGCCGGCAGCACCGCCGAGCTCGCATCCTTCATCCTCCGGTTCGGCACCCTCGCCCATAACTCCCGCGGCGAAACCTTCACCCTCCGCCAGCCCGCCGCGGCCTGA
- a CDS encoding two-component system sensor histidine kinase NtrB: MAHHIHVGRPTATWQEAVVAGAPDGVLLVDGAGRVQAMNPAAEQIFGMTAEGAAGRSVQAFVPERMRERHAGLMMDFFATAVSPRGMQERAPVAAVRANGEEFMAEIALIPVKVGEERMVACIVRDVTEQLQMQAAAARAERLESLRVLSAGLAHDFNNILATVTGNAEFALQRAGEDSLLREALEDIREAGRRAAEMVRQMLRFAGGGELAREPVDLIAVTLDTLRMLRGALGNGVMATTDLPETPVVVMADPVGIRQVLMNLIINASEAMAEGGGTLTVRVGHQRVTRAYLDRCRQRTCFGCADAQPGAYACLEVADTGVGMDAATLERIFEPFFSTKFQGRGLGLAAVLGVVVGHRGAVHVESEKGKGTTFRVLLPLTCEG; this comes from the coding sequence ATGGCGCACCATATTCACGTCGGGCGGCCGACTGCAACCTGGCAGGAGGCCGTAGTGGCCGGGGCGCCCGATGGGGTGCTGCTGGTGGACGGGGCCGGGCGGGTCCAGGCGATGAACCCGGCGGCGGAACAGATCTTCGGGATGACGGCGGAGGGCGCCGCCGGGCGAAGCGTGCAGGCGTTTGTGCCGGAGCGAATGCGGGAGCGGCATGCCGGGCTGATGATGGACTTCTTTGCGACGGCGGTCAGCCCGCGGGGGATGCAGGAGCGGGCGCCGGTGGCGGCAGTGCGGGCGAACGGCGAGGAGTTTATGGCTGAGATTGCGCTGATCCCCGTCAAGGTCGGCGAGGAGCGCATGGTTGCCTGCATTGTGCGGGACGTCACGGAGCAGCTGCAGATGCAGGCCGCGGCGGCGCGCGCAGAGCGGCTGGAGAGCCTGCGGGTGCTCTCGGCGGGGCTTGCGCACGACTTCAACAACATCCTGGCGACGGTGACCGGCAATGCAGAGTTCGCCCTTCAGCGTGCCGGGGAGGACTCACTTTTGCGGGAGGCGCTGGAGGACATCCGGGAGGCGGGGCGGCGGGCTGCGGAGATGGTGCGGCAGATGCTGCGGTTTGCGGGCGGGGGCGAGCTGGCGCGGGAACCGGTCGACCTGATTGCGGTCACACTCGATACCCTGCGGATGCTCCGAGGGGCGCTCGGCAACGGCGTCATGGCGACGACGGACCTGCCGGAAACGCCGGTCGTGGTGATGGCCGACCCGGTGGGAATCCGGCAGGTGCTCATGAACCTCATCATCAACGCGTCCGAGGCGATGGCCGAGGGCGGGGGAACGCTCACGGTGCGGGTCGGGCACCAGCGCGTGACGCGGGCATACCTGGACCGGTGCCGCCAGCGCACCTGCTTCGGGTGCGCCGACGCGCAGCCCGGGGCGTACGCGTGTCTTGAGGTGGCGGACACCGGGGTCGGGATGGACGCCGCGACGCTGGAGCGGATTTTCGAGCCCTTCTTCAGCACGAAGTTCCAGGGACGCGGGCTGGGGCTGGCGGCGGTGCTTGGGGTGGTGGTCGGGCACCGGGGAGCGGTGCACGTGGAGAGCGAAAAGGGGAAGGGGACAACGTTCCGGGTGCTGCTGCCGCTGACCTGTGAGGGCTAG
- a CDS encoding metallophosphoesterase family protein, with the protein MVRFLHSSDWQLGMTRHFLGSDAQARYGAARVEAIETLGRIAREEGAAFVVVAGDVFETNLVGREVVTRALDAMRDAGVPFYLLPGNHDPLAPGSVWESERFLGRKPGNVHVLGPEPVEAAPGTWLAGVPWRSKQAPGREEVRAAAAALGARAGERVLVLHGQVERGPEAAVTLERAWIEAALREHGIGYVALGDRHSTTDIGCGGRAWYSGTPEQTDYDELEPGKVLVVDLNGGGCAVRAVPVGRWRFVERALEISSSEELRAALEELDRLPERRRTILRLRIRGMGGPELLGAIEAAVEELKASFAAVEPWERYREFVVRANGESIASLGLTGYAAAAAEELDALAQGGGPDAEAASEALALLYRLARGSA; encoded by the coding sequence GTGGTGCGGTTTCTCCACAGCTCGGACTGGCAGCTGGGCATGACCCGGCACTTCCTGGGGAGCGACGCGCAGGCGCGGTACGGGGCGGCGCGGGTCGAGGCGATCGAGACGCTGGGGCGGATTGCGCGGGAAGAGGGGGCGGCGTTCGTGGTGGTGGCGGGGGACGTGTTCGAAACGAACCTGGTCGGGCGGGAGGTGGTGACGCGGGCGCTGGATGCGATGCGCGATGCCGGGGTGCCGTTCTACCTGCTCCCGGGAAACCATGACCCGCTCGCGCCGGGGTCGGTGTGGGAATCGGAGCGATTCCTGGGGCGGAAGCCGGGCAACGTACACGTGCTCGGGCCGGAGCCGGTGGAAGCGGCACCCGGGACGTGGCTGGCGGGGGTGCCGTGGCGGAGCAAGCAGGCGCCGGGACGGGAGGAGGTCCGTGCTGCGGCGGCAGCGCTTGGGGCGCGTGCGGGCGAGCGGGTGCTGGTGCTGCACGGGCAGGTGGAGCGCGGGCCGGAGGCTGCGGTTACGCTGGAGCGGGCGTGGATCGAGGCGGCGCTGCGGGAGCACGGGATTGGGTACGTCGCCCTTGGGGACCGCCATTCGACGACGGACATCGGCTGCGGCGGCCGGGCGTGGTATTCGGGGACGCCGGAGCAGACGGATTATGACGAGCTGGAACCCGGGAAGGTGCTTGTGGTGGACCTCAACGGGGGCGGGTGCGCGGTACGGGCGGTGCCGGTCGGGCGGTGGCGGTTCGTCGAACGGGCGCTGGAGATTTCGAGCAGCGAGGAGCTGCGGGCTGCACTGGAGGAGCTGGACCGGCTGCCGGAGCGGCGACGGACGATCCTGCGGCTGCGGATTCGCGGCATGGGCGGGCCGGAGCTGCTGGGGGCCATCGAGGCCGCGGTGGAAGAGCTAAAGGCATCGTTCGCGGCGGTCGAGCCGTGGGAGCGGTACCGCGAGTTCGTGGTCCGTGCGAACGGCGAAAGCATCGCGTCGCTGGGGCTTACCGGGTATGCGGCAGCGGCGGCAGAGGAGCTCGACGCTCTGGCACAGGGTGGCGGGCCTGATGCCGAGGCGGCGAGCGAGGCGCTGGCGCTGCTCTACCGGCTGGCGAGGGGGTCGGCATGA
- a CDS encoding AAA family ATPase, with translation MRYHRVTVRNFRGISDARVEFPEGRLLVIEGPNEAGKSSIVEAIRLLFDFTAASNAEEVRRVRPLGRDADPEVELEFSIGGRRCRYRKVFNRRGVTELEVSGSSEAVYSGREAHDQARRLLEEAVDEALFESLRVLQGESLVTPGGLSKSQRLLAALDAAAGSDPAGEGLFERAKKEFGRYYTEKQERETDELQAARKIMQEAQQQVAELGAEVRALEEKAERVRQLEPEVAKLRERVRELETGQRELGARLEARREAEHAEELARKELEAAEAQLRQVGEEVQRRAERGREAERLARELESLEGELAARRGELAELEGEARAKREAANAAEKQFETASARAKTLADDLNYAQELLQAAQMERRLQAIVEAEERREAAQAFLAGCRVTPELLKRVEEAEQQVQRTEAQLRAVVVQVEVEGPAGAAVVVDGEERPLERGLLKVEVTEERRIDLPGGFAVVVRPSQSQGLLEGRLRERREELERLLAQAGAENAQEARELEQRRLAARQEVEQAERTIHGQLMDLPNREDLEGRLARTRGRIAAYRATHAGRTLPATIEEARRAKETGDAEVEETRAAAEAAERAAREAEGALRGADAAVGEIAKRVERSRGLLERLRAEAEQAERERPSARLDEELAAARGAAAHAQRRLEEVRARLAEIGDPGPELERVASELETGKRRLREAEREMDEARGALRHAGDGTLQAQLDEARSRLEAATERAERVERKAEAARLLLRTLEKHREAAQRMYGPLLAERMAELGRRVFGEDFAVELDAELAPKRRRLNGTWLDVKDLSVGAREQLAVLHRAACAAAAARDGVPFFLDDALGWSDEQRLEEIARVLAELASEVQVVVLTCQPGRFAAAQPAEVVQIAGGRTGATDGTREGTQPGLL, from the coding sequence ATGAGGTACCACCGGGTGACCGTGCGGAACTTCCGGGGGATTTCGGACGCGCGGGTGGAGTTTCCCGAGGGGCGGCTGCTCGTCATCGAGGGGCCGAACGAAGCGGGAAAGAGCAGCATCGTCGAGGCGATCAGGCTGCTGTTCGACTTCACGGCGGCGTCGAACGCGGAGGAGGTGCGGCGGGTGAGGCCGCTGGGGCGGGATGCGGACCCGGAGGTAGAGCTGGAGTTCAGCATCGGCGGGAGGCGTTGCCGGTACCGGAAGGTGTTCAATCGGCGGGGCGTGACGGAGCTGGAGGTCTCGGGCAGCAGCGAGGCGGTGTACAGCGGGCGCGAGGCGCATGACCAGGCGCGCAGGCTGCTCGAGGAGGCGGTCGACGAGGCGCTGTTCGAGTCGCTGCGGGTGCTGCAGGGCGAGAGCCTCGTTACGCCCGGGGGACTCTCGAAGAGCCAGCGGCTGCTGGCGGCGCTGGATGCCGCGGCGGGATCCGACCCCGCCGGCGAGGGGCTGTTCGAGCGCGCAAAGAAGGAGTTTGGCCGCTACTACACCGAGAAGCAGGAGCGGGAGACGGACGAGCTCCAGGCGGCACGGAAAATAATGCAAGAGGCGCAGCAGCAGGTTGCGGAGCTCGGGGCCGAGGTCCGGGCGCTGGAGGAGAAGGCGGAGCGGGTGCGGCAGCTGGAGCCGGAGGTTGCGAAACTGCGTGAGCGGGTCCGGGAGCTGGAGACCGGGCAGCGGGAGCTCGGCGCACGGCTCGAAGCGCGGCGAGAGGCAGAGCACGCGGAGGAGCTCGCCCGGAAGGAGCTGGAGGCTGCGGAGGCGCAGCTGCGGCAGGTGGGCGAGGAGGTGCAGCGGCGGGCCGAGCGCGGGCGGGAGGCGGAGCGGCTCGCGCGGGAGCTGGAGTCGCTGGAAGGGGAGCTTGCGGCACGGCGCGGGGAGCTCGCGGAGCTGGAGGGCGAGGCGCGGGCGAAGCGGGAGGCAGCGAACGCGGCCGAGAAGCAGTTCGAGACGGCGAGTGCACGGGCGAAAACGCTGGCAGACGACTTGAATTATGCGCAGGAGCTGCTCCAGGCAGCGCAGATGGAGCGGCGGCTGCAGGCGATTGTTGAGGCGGAGGAGCGGCGGGAGGCGGCGCAGGCGTTCCTGGCCGGTTGCCGGGTCACGCCGGAGCTGCTCAAACGGGTCGAGGAGGCGGAACAGCAGGTGCAGCGGACGGAGGCGCAGCTGCGTGCGGTGGTGGTGCAGGTGGAGGTGGAGGGACCGGCGGGGGCGGCGGTGGTGGTCGATGGTGAGGAGCGGCCGCTCGAGCGGGGGCTGCTGAAGGTGGAGGTGACGGAGGAGCGGCGGATCGACCTGCCGGGCGGGTTCGCGGTGGTGGTGCGTCCCTCGCAGAGCCAGGGGCTGCTGGAGGGGCGGCTGCGGGAGCGGCGGGAGGAGCTGGAACGGCTGCTCGCGCAGGCCGGGGCGGAGAACGCCCAAGAGGCCCGGGAGCTGGAGCAGCGGCGGCTGGCGGCGAGGCAGGAGGTGGAGCAGGCGGAGCGGACGATCCACGGGCAGCTGATGGACCTGCCAAACCGCGAGGACCTGGAGGGACGGCTCGCGCGGACCCGCGGGCGTATCGCGGCGTACCGGGCGACGCATGCGGGGCGGACGCTGCCGGCGACCATCGAGGAGGCGCGGCGGGCAAAAGAAACGGGCGACGCAGAGGTGGAGGAGACGCGCGCGGCCGCCGAGGCGGCAGAACGGGCCGCGCGGGAGGCCGAGGGCGCGCTGCGCGGGGCGGATGCGGCCGTGGGGGAGATCGCAAAGCGGGTTGAACGGAGCCGGGGTCTCCTGGAGCGGCTGCGGGCGGAGGCGGAGCAGGCCGAGCGGGAGCGGCCGTCGGCGCGGCTCGACGAGGAGCTCGCAGCGGCGCGCGGCGCGGCGGCTCATGCGCAGCGCAGACTTGAGGAGGTGCGCGCCCGGCTGGCAGAGATCGGCGACCCCGGACCGGAGCTCGAACGGGTTGCTTCGGAGCTCGAAACGGGGAAGCGGCGGCTGCGTGAGGCGGAGCGAGAGATGGATGAAGCGCGCGGCGCGCTCAGGCACGCGGGCGACGGCACGCTACAGGCGCAGCTGGATGAGGCCCGGAGCCGGCTCGAGGCCGCGACAGAGCGCGCGGAGCGGGTGGAGCGGAAGGCGGAGGCAGCGCGGCTCCTCTTACGGACACTGGAGAAGCACCGGGAGGCGGCACAGCGGATGTACGGCCCGCTGCTGGCGGAGCGGATGGCGGAACTCGGGCGGAGGGTGTTCGGGGAGGATTTCGCGGTCGAGCTTGACGCGGAGCTGGCCCCGAAGCGGCGGCGGCTGAACGGCACATGGCTGGATGTGAAGGACCTGAGCGTTGGGGCGCGGGAGCAGCTGGCGGTCCTGCACCGGGCAGCGTGTGCGGCGGCCGCAGCCCGAGATGGGGTGCCCTTTTTCCTCGACGATGCGCTGGGTTGGAGCGACGAGCAGCGTCTGGAGGAGATTGCGAGGGTGCTGGCAGAGCTCGCGAGCGAGGTGCAGGTGGTAGTGCTGACCTGTCAGCCGGGGCGGTTTGCCGCGGCGCAGCCGGCGGAGGTGGTGCAGATTGCCGGAGGGCGCACCGGGGCGACGGACGGGACCAGGGAGGGAACGCAGCCGGGGCTGCTCTGA
- a CDS encoding metal ABC transporter substrate-binding protein codes for MRKTWFGLALVMAALAAATLGAACGGDDDDGGEGVRVVATTTQIGALVREVAGDRVQLTVLLQAGADAHDYEPSPQDSRTLKNADLVLKNGIGLDEWLDDLIKNSGTKAKVVVATEGIEPLEGEAHDDHGSEADKEKDDHGHEHGEGDPHVWHDPENVKVMVKNIAEALAEVDGENAATYRADAEAYAKKLNEVDREIRALFEPIPAAARKVVTNHESLNYFAKRYQIEIIGAIIPGTAKEAQPSAQDLAKLTDLIRSEGVKAILAEAEIDPKVAEQLAKDTGVRVVTGVYADSLGPAGSGADTVHGMLLHNARLIAEALR; via the coding sequence ATGCGCAAGACGTGGTTCGGGTTGGCGCTGGTGATGGCGGCGCTGGCCGCTGCGACGCTCGGCGCGGCGTGCGGCGGAGATGACGACGACGGCGGCGAGGGGGTACGGGTTGTCGCGACGACGACGCAGATCGGCGCGCTTGTGCGGGAGGTGGCCGGGGACCGGGTGCAGTTGACGGTGCTGCTCCAGGCCGGGGCAGACGCGCACGATTACGAGCCCTCGCCGCAGGATTCGCGGACGCTGAAGAACGCGGACCTTGTGCTGAAGAACGGCATTGGGCTGGATGAGTGGCTTGACGACCTGATCAAGAACTCGGGCACGAAGGCGAAGGTGGTGGTGGCGACAGAAGGCATCGAGCCGCTCGAGGGTGAGGCGCACGATGACCACGGTTCCGAAGCGGATAAAGAAAAGGACGACCACGGTCATGAGCACGGGGAAGGCGACCCGCACGTGTGGCATGACCCGGAGAACGTGAAGGTGATGGTGAAGAACATCGCGGAGGCGCTGGCGGAGGTCGACGGCGAAAACGCAGCAACCTACCGGGCGGATGCGGAGGCGTACGCGAAGAAGCTCAACGAGGTGGACCGCGAGATCAGGGCGCTGTTCGAGCCGATTCCGGCGGCGGCGCGGAAGGTGGTGACGAACCACGAATCGCTGAACTACTTCGCGAAGCGGTACCAGATTGAGATTATCGGGGCGATTATCCCGGGGACGGCGAAGGAGGCGCAGCCTTCGGCGCAAGACCTCGCGAAGCTGACGGACCTCATCCGCAGCGAGGGCGTGAAGGCGATCCTTGCCGAGGCGGAGATTGACCCGAAGGTTGCGGAGCAGCTGGCGAAGGATACCGGGGTACGGGTCGTGACCGGGGTGTATGCTGACTCGCTGGGGCCGGCAGGCAGCGGCGCCGACACGGTGCACGGCATGCTGCTGCACAACGCGCGGCTCATTGCGGAGGCGCTGAGATAG
- a CDS encoding metal ABC transporter ATP-binding protein, which translates to MAIAYGHNLAVCDVEASIPPGSVVGLIGPNGSGKSTLLKAIAGSLPLREGEIRFGERPLRELSGRVAYVPQREEVNWEFPVTALDVVMMGRYRRLGWLRWPGRADRAAAEAALEALGLGGLGHRHISQFSGGQQQRIFLARAMVQEPELVLLDEPFTGVDVQNRAVFHEQIRAFARGGVTVLFATHDLDEVRATTTHVLLLNRRMVAFGPTPETFTPQNLRAAFGGQVAVFEQVPVFERLP; encoded by the coding sequence GTGGCCATTGCCTACGGCCACAACCTCGCGGTGTGCGACGTGGAGGCCAGCATCCCGCCGGGGTCGGTAGTCGGGCTGATCGGGCCGAACGGGAGCGGGAAATCGACGCTGCTGAAGGCGATTGCGGGGTCGCTGCCGCTGCGGGAGGGCGAGATCCGGTTCGGCGAGCGTCCGCTCCGGGAGCTGTCCGGGCGGGTCGCGTACGTGCCGCAGCGGGAGGAAGTGAACTGGGAGTTCCCGGTCACGGCGCTGGACGTGGTGATGATGGGCCGGTACCGAAGGCTCGGGTGGCTCCGGTGGCCGGGCCGGGCCGACCGTGCCGCGGCCGAGGCGGCGCTGGAGGCGCTCGGGCTTGGCGGGCTGGGCCACCGGCATATCAGCCAGTTTTCTGGGGGGCAGCAGCAGCGGATCTTTCTCGCCCGGGCGATGGTGCAGGAGCCGGAGCTGGTCTTGCTCGATGAGCCGTTCACGGGCGTCGATGTGCAGAACCGGGCGGTGTTCCATGAGCAGATCCGGGCGTTCGCGCGCGGCGGGGTGACGGTGCTGTTTGCGACGCACGACCTCGACGAGGTGCGGGCAACAACGACGCACGTGCTCTTGCTGAACCGGCGGATGGTGGCATTCGGTCCAACGCCGGAGACGTTCACGCCGCAAAACCTGCGGGCGGCGTTCGGCGGGCAGGTTGCGGTGTTCGAGCAGGTTCCCGTGTTCGAGCGGCTGCCATGA
- a CDS encoding metal ABC transporter permease, producing MSWLTEPLQYGFMQRALLEVLIIGALCGLVGCFVVLRGLAFIGDALAHAVFPGVVLSYLAGQSILIGAFGFGTLTALGIGVLARSRRVSEDSAIGVIFAAFFALGVVILSRQGGFRRDLGSLLFGNILGVSSQDVLVTAVIAAVVAAVMVLVLKELTLAAFDPVMARTLGYPVFALDLLLLLLVAATIVVSLQTVGNILVLALVVTPPAAARLLTDRLLRMIGLSVLLAAVSGVGGLYVSYHAGTAAGATIVLTATGLFLVSLVFAPNHGLVAGWLHRRRGMHHAHHYHAAGEEHHLHGR from the coding sequence ATGAGCTGGCTGACCGAGCCGCTCCAGTACGGGTTTATGCAGCGGGCGCTGCTCGAGGTGCTGATCATCGGCGCGCTGTGCGGGCTGGTGGGGTGCTTCGTCGTGCTGCGGGGGCTGGCCTTCATCGGGGATGCGCTGGCGCATGCGGTCTTCCCGGGGGTGGTGCTGAGCTACCTCGCGGGCCAGAGCATCCTCATCGGGGCGTTCGGGTTCGGGACCCTGACTGCGCTGGGCATTGGGGTGCTGGCGAGGAGCCGGCGGGTGAGCGAGGACTCGGCGATCGGCGTGATTTTCGCGGCGTTCTTCGCGCTCGGGGTGGTCATCCTGAGCCGGCAGGGCGGCTTTCGGCGCGACCTCGGGTCGCTGCTGTTCGGGAACATCCTCGGGGTGTCGTCGCAGGACGTGCTGGTGACCGCGGTCATCGCGGCGGTGGTAGCGGCCGTGATGGTGCTGGTGCTGAAGGAGCTGACGCTGGCGGCCTTCGACCCGGTGATGGCGCGGACGCTGGGCTACCCGGTGTTTGCGCTCGACCTGCTGCTGCTCCTGCTGGTGGCGGCGACGATTGTGGTGAGCCTGCAGACGGTGGGAAACATCCTCGTGCTGGCGCTGGTGGTGACCCCGCCGGCCGCGGCGCGGCTGCTGACGGACCGGCTGCTGCGGATGATTGGGCTGAGTGTGCTGCTGGCGGCGGTATCGGGGGTGGGCGGGCTGTACGTGTCGTACCATGCCGGGACGGCCGCGGGGGCGACAATTGTATTGACGGCGACCGGCCTGTTCCTCGTTTCGCTGGTGTTTGCGCCGAATCACGGGCTGGTGGCGGGGTGGCTGCACCGGCGGCGCGGGATGCACCACGCGCACCATTACCACGCGGCGGGCGAAGAGCATCACCTGCACGGGCGGTAG
- a CDS encoding acyl-CoA dehydrogenase family protein has protein sequence MTTAEHPHAGDRVLTDAEIMELREKVKAFMAEHIYPNEPFFHANHPRQSAAGREKMKELQAMTKSLGMWAPHLPAAAGGMGIGFMPYVYMNEILGRSPYAPIAFGSQAPDSGNAEILWQFGSKELQEKYLKPLVAGEIWSCYSMTEPEVSGADPTGLRTTAVRDGDEWVINGHKWFTSQAEGATFAIVMCATELDQPPHRRFTQIVVPTDTPGFEIVRPVPVMGETEGSHCEIRYTNVRVPITNTLGEPGSGFRIAQKRLGPGRIHHCMRWLGQMQRAFELMCEYSLKREVFGSTLSEKQTVQNWIADSYVEIQAARALTLSAAKKIDQGDEARVEISAIKFFGAQVLHNVIDRAIQVHGALGVSGDTPLESMYRNARAARIYDGPDEVHRMVVSRRILQSFKAGNGWDFGLQ, from the coding sequence ATGACGACAGCCGAGCACCCGCACGCAGGCGACCGGGTTTTGACCGACGCCGAGATTATGGAGCTCCGTGAGAAGGTGAAGGCCTTCATGGCGGAGCATATCTACCCGAACGAGCCGTTCTTCCATGCGAACCATCCGCGGCAATCGGCGGCCGGCCGGGAGAAGATGAAGGAGCTGCAGGCGATGACGAAATCGCTCGGCATGTGGGCGCCCCACCTGCCGGCGGCTGCAGGCGGCATGGGGATCGGCTTTATGCCGTACGTGTACATGAACGAGATCCTCGGGCGGAGCCCGTATGCGCCGATTGCATTCGGTTCGCAGGCGCCGGATTCGGGGAATGCGGAGATTCTCTGGCAGTTCGGTTCGAAGGAGCTGCAGGAGAAGTACCTGAAGCCGCTCGTGGCCGGCGAGATCTGGTCGTGCTACTCGATGACGGAGCCGGAGGTTTCGGGGGCGGACCCGACGGGGCTGCGGACGACGGCGGTGCGCGACGGCGACGAGTGGGTGATCAACGGCCACAAGTGGTTCACGAGCCAGGCGGAGGGCGCGACGTTCGCGATCGTGATGTGCGCGACGGAGCTGGACCAGCCGCCGCACCGACGGTTCACGCAGATTGTGGTGCCGACGGACACGCCGGGGTTCGAGATCGTGCGGCCGGTGCCGGTCATGGGGGAGACGGAGGGCTCGCACTGTGAAATCCGGTACACGAACGTGCGGGTGCCGATCACGAACACGCTGGGCGAGCCGGGGAGCGGCTTCCGGATTGCGCAGAAGCGGCTCGGGCCGGGGCGGATTCACCACTGCATGCGGTGGCTGGGCCAGATGCAGCGGGCGTTCGAGCTGATGTGCGAGTACTCGCTGAAGCGCGAGGTGTTCGGCTCGACGCTTTCGGAGAAGCAGACCGTGCAGAACTGGATCGCGGACAGCTATGTGGAGATCCAGGCGGCGCGGGCGCTGACGCTCTCGGCGGCGAAGAAGATCGACCAGGGCGACGAGGCCCGGGTGGAGATCTCGGCGATCAAGTTCTTCGGGGCGCAGGTGCTGCACAACGTGATTGACCGGGCGATCCAGGTGCACGGGGCGCTGGGCGTCTCGGGTGACACGCCGCTCGAGTCGATGTACCGGAACGCCCGGGCGGCGCGGATTTACGACGGTCCGGATGAGGTGCACCGGATGGTGGTCTCGCGTCGGATCCTGCAGAGCTTCAAGGCCGGCAACGGCTGGGATTTCGGCCTCCAGTAG